The following are encoded together in the Tamandua tetradactyla isolate mTamTet1 chromosome 14, mTamTet1.pri, whole genome shotgun sequence genome:
- the LOC143655111 gene encoding calcyclin-binding protein, whose amino-acid sequence MASALEELQKDLEEVKVLLEKATRKRIRDALTTEKSKVEMEIKNKMQQKSQGKAEPLENEKPAAVVAPITTGYTVKISNYGWDQSDKFVKIYITLSGVHQVPTENVQVQFTERSFDLLVKNLNGKNYSMIVNNLLKPISVEGSSKKVKTDTILILCRKKAENTRWDYLTQVEKECKEKEKPSYDTETDPSEGLMNVLKKIYEDGDDDMKRTINKAWVESREKQAKGDTEF is encoded by the coding sequence ATGGCTTCAGCTTTGGAAGAGCTTCAAAAAGACCTGGAAGAGGTGAAGGTATTGCTGGAAAAGGCCACTAGAAAAAGAATACGTGATGCACTTACAACTGAAAAATCCAAAGTTGAGATGGAAATCAAGAACAAGATGCAGCAGAAGTCACAGGGGAAAGCAGAACCTCTTGAAAATGAAAAGCCGGCGGCTGTGGTTGCTCCCATTACCACAGGATACACAGTGAAAATCAGTAATTATGGATGGGATCAGTCAGATAAGTTTGTGAAAATCTACATTACTTTAAGTGGAGTTCATCAGGTCCCCACTGAGAATGTGCAGGTGCAGTTCACAGAGAGGTCATTTGATCTTCTGGTGAAGAATCTAAATGGGAAGAATTATTCCATGATTGTGAACAACCTCTTGAAACCCatctctgtggaaggcagttcaaAAAAAGTCAAGACTGATACAATTCTTATCTTAtgtagaaagaaagcagaaaacacaCGGTGGGACTACCTAACTCAGGTTgaaaaagaatgcaaagagaaagaaaagccttCCTACGACACTGAAACAGATCCTAGTGAGGGATTGATGAATGTTCTAAAGAAAATTTATGAAGATGGAGATGATGATATGAAACGAACCATTAATAAAGCGTGGGTAGAATCAAGAGAGAAGCAagccaaaggagacacagaattttga